A window from Nitrospinota bacterium encodes these proteins:
- a CDS encoding response regulator transcription factor — MAQKQILVVEDEEDIQELLKYNLNKEGYRVTCKGTGEAGLQEAKKSFPDLMLLDLMLPEMSGLEVCRQIKSDSKTSHIPIIMLTAKGEESDIVVGLEMGAADYVTKPFSLQVLMSRVRAVLRRHQETSSNEPETLEFEGLQIHLGKHEIRVNEEPVKLTYTEFMILEFLSRRPGWVFTRGQIVDAVRGDGYAITDRAIDFQIVGLRKKLGPASKFIETVRGVGYRFSEG, encoded by the coding sequence ATGGCACAAAAACAGATCCTGGTTGTAGAAGATGAAGAAGACATTCAAGAATTGCTTAAGTACAACTTAAATAAAGAAGGTTACCGGGTTACTTGCAAGGGTACTGGTGAAGCAGGGCTGCAAGAAGCTAAAAAAAGTTTTCCGGATTTGATGCTTCTGGACCTGATGCTGCCCGAAATGAGCGGACTCGAAGTTTGCCGCCAAATAAAGAGTGATTCCAAGACAAGTCATATTCCAATAATAATGTTGACGGCAAAGGGAGAAGAATCAGATATCGTAGTTGGGCTTGAAATGGGTGCAGCCGATTATGTAACCAAACCATTCAGCCTTCAGGTCCTTATGAGCAGGGTGCGTGCCGTGCTTAGACGTCATCAGGAAACCTCATCTAACGAACCTGAAACCCTCGAGTTTGAAGGTCTGCAAATTCATTTGGGAAAACATGAGATAAGAGTTAATGAAGAACCTGTAAAATTGACTTATACTGAGTTTATGATTCTGGAATTTCTTTCACGTCGTCCAGGATGGGTGTTTACCCGAGGACAAATTGTTGATGCAGTACGAGGAGACGGTTACGCCATCACTGACAGGGCAATAGATTTCCAAATCGTTGGCCTGCGTAAAAAACTGGGCCCAGCTTCAAAGTTCATCGAAACAGTACGCGGAGTAGGTTACCGCTTTTCAGAAGGTTAA
- a CDS encoding acyltransferase, protein MKNKDLFRVGFVQNNPVFAEVQKNLGRVESLLAGHDADLFVLPELFATGYQFKDMDESRSLAELVPGGVTTSMLTSISKNTNTFIVAGLAEIDGDKVYNSAVVTGPDGYIGKYRKLHLFDTEKACFLPGDLPLQVFDIGGAKAGVMICFDWRFPETARTLALMGADLIAHPSNLVLTHCPQAMITRCLENRIFAVTADRVGMENRLGNNEPLNFMGQSQVIDPNGNILYRASMKDEEVHVVQLDLSMARDKCLNQQNHIFKDRRTNHYYQES, encoded by the coding sequence ATGAAAAATAAGGACTTATTTAGAGTAGGGTTTGTTCAAAACAATCCTGTTTTTGCAGAAGTCCAGAAGAACCTGGGCCGGGTAGAAAGTCTTCTTGCGGGTCATGATGCAGACTTGTTTGTTCTGCCTGAACTGTTTGCAACCGGATATCAGTTCAAAGACATGGATGAAAGCCGCAGCCTCGCAGAACTTGTACCTGGCGGTGTCACGACCAGCATGCTTACCTCCATTTCAAAAAATACAAACACCTTTATTGTCGCAGGTCTCGCAGAAATTGATGGGGATAAAGTTTATAACTCAGCGGTTGTCACCGGCCCTGATGGTTATATTGGGAAATACCGCAAGCTACATCTTTTTGACACAGAAAAAGCCTGCTTCCTGCCAGGTGACCTGCCACTTCAGGTCTTTGATATTGGGGGAGCAAAAGCGGGAGTTATGATTTGTTTCGACTGGCGTTTTCCTGAAACCGCCAGAACTCTAGCCCTGATGGGAGCGGACCTGATAGCACACCCTTCTAACCTGGTCCTGACCCATTGTCCGCAAGCAATGATCACCCGTTGTCTGGAAAATCGCATTTTTGCTGTAACTGCCGACCGAGTCGGAATGGAAAATCGTTTGGGCAATAATGAACCGTTGAACTTCATGGGGCAAAGTCAGGTTATTGACCCAAATGGCAATATTCTTTACCGGGCCTCAATGAAAGATGAAGAGGTGCATGTGGTCCAGTTGGACCTTAGTATGGCCCGCGATAAATGTCTGAACCAACAGAACCATATTTTCAAAGACCGCCGCACAAACCACTATTATCAGGAAAGCTGA
- a CDS encoding DUF1566 domain-containing protein, which yields MGNEKSRFLKRDDGTIYDSLTSVTWMSNDSRLDLDKEVSYAETEEYIKKMNDNKLGGYDDWRLPTVHEASSIFEKEKLNKDFKGGDIHLDSVFPLGANNCTWTSSTRGKEAQIVFYVNGCAYWYDKEDKTISHGVRLVRRDNN from the coding sequence ATGGGTAACGAAAAATCAAGGTTTTTAAAAAGAGATGATGGCACTATTTACGATTCCCTAACCAGCGTGACCTGGATGTCAAACGATTCCCGGTTAGATCTCGACAAAGAGGTTTCTTATGCTGAGACAGAAGAATATATAAAAAAGATGAATGATAACAAATTGGGAGGATATGATGACTGGCGTCTTCCGACTGTCCACGAAGCTTCATCCATATTCGAAAAAGAAAAACTGAACAAGGATTTCAAAGGTGGCGACATTCATCTGGACTCTGTGTTCCCCCTGGGGGCGAACAACTGTACCTGGACTTCATCAACCCGTGGAAAGGAAGCGCAGATCGTGTTCTACGTCAATGGTTGTGCCTACTGGTACGATAAAGAAGACAAAACCATTTCCCACGGTGTGCGCCTCGTCCGTCGAGACAACAACTGA
- a CDS encoding pentapeptide repeat-containing protein, which produces MQKLVLIAIMIAATFIWYGLEGKSATAKPESETSSDMPRTNFTGADLTGANLGGVSLDGVILCNTTMPDGTINNSSCKN; this is translated from the coding sequence ATGCAAAAATTAGTTCTAATAGCTATTATGATTGCTGCTACGTTTATTTGGTATGGGCTTGAAGGCAAAAGTGCCACCGCAAAACCTGAAAGTGAAACCAGTTCTGATATGCCTAGAACAAATTTCACTGGAGCAGATCTTACAGGGGCAAACTTAGGAGGAGTGAGTCTTGATGGTGTGATTCTCTGCAATACCACCATGCCTGATGGAACGATAAACAACTCTAGTTGTAAAAATTAA
- a CDS encoding pentapeptide repeat-containing protein, whose product MLKYIMTFLTQIIFLAFISFLSLSGCSKYSDEVQANLTKLKNTKSCPGCDLTGIELISFDLKGADLSGANLTNANLRRSDLTGANLTDTNLTDVNLLGVNLTDAKLINTNLSGVKLSYSNISGADISGAILKDAHLNSSNLVNSRIKNSDMTGANLYNADLTDTQVSDKTLKDTVLCKTIMPSGRRDDSGCKR is encoded by the coding sequence ATGTTAAAATATATCATGACTTTTTTAACACAAATAATCTTTCTCGCCTTTATTTCCTTCCTTTCATTATCAGGTTGTTCTAAATACTCCGATGAAGTACAGGCAAATTTAACCAAACTAAAAAATACTAAGTCTTGTCCAGGTTGTGATTTGACAGGGATTGAATTGATTAGTTTTGATCTTAAAGGAGCGGATTTGAGTGGTGCCAATCTAACGAATGCGAATCTTAGAAGATCAGATCTTACAGGAGCAAACCTGACGGATACAAACCTGACTGATGTAAATTTGTTGGGTGTAAATCTTACGGATGCGAAATTAATAAATACAAATCTATCTGGGGTTAAACTTAGTTATTCGAATATAAGTGGGGCGGATATATCTGGTGCGATATTAAAAGATGCGCATTTAAATAGTTCAAATTTAGTGAATTCCAGGATAAAGAATTCAGATATGACCGGTGCCAATCTCTATAATGCTGACCTTACTGATACACAAGTTTCTGACAAAACCCTTAAAGATACAGTTTTGTGTAAAACGATCATGCCATCTGGTCGACGAGATGATTCTGGATGCAAACGTTAA